DNA from Microbacterium foliorum:
CGTCGCAGCTGCCGGCGGCGCTGTACCGGCTGCGCTGGACCACTCTGATCATCGCGGTGTCCTTCATCGCCATCGTCGTCGGCACGGCCGCCTGGATATCCTCCGACCCCGCTCTCATCGCGACCCTCGGGCCGCCCGACATGCTCGAGCAGTACGCCGACGAGAGCTTCACCGGCTACTACACCGAGAACCCGGCCGCCGCGTTCATGGGGATGGTCTGGACCAACAACGCCTGGATCGCCCTGCAGTGCGTGCTCTTCGGCATCACCGGGCTGTGGCCGATCCAGGTGCTCGTGCAGAACGCGATGGGCCTCGGGATCTCGGGAGCCGTCATGGTCGCCCACGACAAGGTCGATGTGATGATCCTCTACATCCTCCCGCACGGGCTCCTCGAGATGACGTCGATCTTCGTCGCAGCGGCCGCAGGGCTGCATCTGTTCTGGTCCTGGGTCGCTCCGGGCCACCGCTCCCGGGGCGAGTCGCTGGCTGCAGAGGGCCGCGCGCTGGCGACGGTCGCGATCGGGCTGGTGTTCTCGCTGTTCGCATCCGGACTGATCGAGGGATTCATCACCGGCTGGGCGCTGCCCTGGCCGCTCAAGATCGGCATCGGGGCCGCGGCGCTCGCTGCCTTCCTGATCTACATGGTCGTCATCGGAGGTCGTGCGCACCGCCGCGGCGAGACGGGCGACCTCATCGAGTACGAGGCGGGGACGCCCCGACTGCTCGCGGGCTGAGCGCGCGCACCCCGCGTCAGCCCGTGCTCACAGAAGACACCGTGCTCACAGACGGGGCCGTGCTCACAGACGGGGCCGTGCTCACAGACGTCCGGCGGCCTTGAGCTCCAGGTAGCGGTCGGCGATCCTCGGGGGCAGCGCCTCGGGGTCGGCGGCGATCGCCTCGCCACCGGCGCGACGCACGGCATCCGCCACGTTCTCGGCATCGCGCATCGTGCGCTCGGCCGCGGCCGCGAGGTAGATCTCCTCACGGGAGCCGCGTCTCTTCGCGAGGTCGGCGATGCCGTCGTCCGTCACGGATCCGACGAGGATGGAGGTGGCCCTCGTGGCATCGGGGAAGGCGCCGAGGAACCCGCGTGCCGACTCCGCGGCGTCCTGCGCGGTGAGCACGACGATCAGAGCGGGACGCGTGGTGAGAGTGCGCACGGCCGCGAACGCGCCGGGCCAGTCGGTGTCGACCAGCCGTGCGTGCACGGGGGCCATGGCGTCGGTGAGGGCGGGAAGCAGCGCCGAGCCGTCGACGCCGGTGACGCGGGCGCGGACCACCCGGTCGTACATCAGCAGGTGCACGTGGTCACCGGCACGTGCAGCGAGGGCCGCGAGCAGCAACGACGCCTCCAGTGCCGCGTCGACTCTCGTCCCGTCGCCCACGCGGGCCGCGGCCGTGCGCCCGGTGTCGATGATGATCACCACGTGTCGGTCGCGCTCAGGGCGCCAGGTGCGCAGCATCGTCGTGCCTGCTCGTGCGGTCGCTCGCCAGTCGATCGAGCGCACATCGTCGCCGCGCACGTACTCGCGCAGCGAATCGAACTCCGTGCCCTGGCCGCGCACCTGGATGCTCGTGTTGCCGTCGAGCTCGCGCAGCCGGGCCAGACGCGAGGGCAGGTGCTTGCGGGAGGTGAAGGCCGGCAGCACCCGGATCGTGCCGCGCACCCGATGGCGCACCTGTCGGCCGGAGAGTCCGAGCGGTCCCTGCGAGCGGATCATCACGAACTCGCTGGAGAGCTCGCCACGGCGGCGGGGGAGGAGCGGGATCGCGACGCGGCGCCGCTCGCCAGGGGGCACGATGAGCCGTTGCCGGTCCTCGCCCGCGCCGGCCGTGGGCTGCCAGGCATCGCGGATCAGCGCATGGAGCGTCCGGGAGCCGAGGTTCTGCAGCGCGACGCTCACCGGCACCGGCTCGCCGAGTCGCGTGCGGGTCGGTACGCGTCTGGTCACCACGACCGTGCGCGGGCTGGGCGCTGCCAGCACGTCAACGACCAGCAGCAGAATGCACAGCCCCACCCAGACGCCGAGTACGGCGTATGCGGGGTACCCGGCGAGCCCGGCGAGGACGACGGGAACGATGCCGACGGCGACGGCGAGCGCGAGACGACCGGTGACGAACACCTAGATCGGCACCCTCGTCTGCTGCACGACGGAGGTCAGCACGGCATCCGCCGACACGCCCTCCATCTGAGCATCCGGCCGCAGCTGCAGTCGATGACGCCAGACCGGCACCAGCATCGTCTGCACGTGGTCGGGGGTGACCGCCGACGAGGCATTGAGCCAGGCCCAGGCCTTCGCCGCGGCGAGCAGACCGGTCGACGCGCGCGGGCTCGCGCCCAGCTCCACCGACGGCGACTGCCGTGTGGCTCTGGCGAGGTCGACGACGTATCCGAGCACGTCGTCGGTCACCTCCACCCTGCCCGCGGCGGCCTGAGCGGCACGGATCTCCTCCGCCGACACCGCGGCCTCGACGCCGGTGAGCTCGCGGGGCGAGAATCCGGAGGCGTGCTTGCGCAGCACGGAGACCTCGGCGTCGCGCTCCGGCATCCCGACGACGAGCTTCATCAGGAAGCGGTCGAGCTGCGCCTCGGGCAGGGAGTAGGTGCCCTCGTGCTCGATCGGGTTCTGGGTCGCGGCCACGAGGAAGGGATCGGGAAGCGGGCGGCTCATGCCGTCGGCCGACACCTGCCGTTCCTCCATCGCCTCCAGCAGTGCCGCCTGCGTCTTCGGGGGCGTGCGGTTGATCTCGTCAGCGAGCAGGATGTTGGTGAACACCGGACCCGCACGGAAGTCGAACTCGCCGGTGCGGGCGTCATACACGAGCGAACCTGTCACGTCACCCGGCATGAGGTCGGGGGTGAACTGCACGCGCTTGGTGTCGAGACCGAGGGCGCGGGCGAACGAGCGGACCACGAGGGTCTTGGCGACACCGGGCACGCCCTCGAGCAGGACATGACCGCGAGCGAGCAGGGAGACCAGCAACCCGGTGACGGTGCCGGCCTGGCCGACCACGGCCTTGTCGACCTCGATGCGCACCCGGTGCATGGCCTGACGCAGTTCGGCGTCGGTGGAGTTCTCAGCGGTCACGTGGTGTCCTCGGCTTCCGTTGCGGTGAAGGTATGGCGGTCACGGCGGTTCGAGATCTCACTCGTCCCTCCGCTCGATGATGGTGGAGGCGTCGACGGCCTCTTCGAGCTCCCGCAGGCGCCGGCTCAGATCGATCAGCGTGGGATCGTCCGCGGGAGGGGGGCCGGCGAGGAGATCGTGCAGCGAGCCGCGCGGGATGCGCAGCCGATCGGATGCCGCGTCGGCGATCTCCTCGGGGCTCGCGGTCACGGCCAGCCCGAGTCGGCGAGCGAGTCTGCGCCTGCTGCCGTCGCGGATCGCCTCGGAGGCGTGCACGGCGTCGCCCGCCTTCGCGGTCAGCCGCGCGCGTCCGTGCATCGTCTCGGAGGCGCGCACCGTGACAGGCAGCGTCTCCGACACGAGGGGACCGAAGCGCTGACCCCGCCACAGTGCCGCGGCGAGTCCGGCGATCATCAGCAGGAGGATCGCGGGCGTCACCCATCCCGGCGTGAGCGAGCCCAGTGTGTCGGGTGTCTCGCCCTCGATGTCCGTGTCGCCGAAGCTCGGCACGTACCAGACGACGCGATCGGTCTGTCCCAGCAGCGCGATGCCGAGGGCGGCGTTGCCGTCGTCGGCGAGGTAGGCGTTGCTGAACAACCGTGCACCCTCGACGAGGATCCGCGTCGCGTCGGCATCGTCGTCGATGAGCACAGCCGACGCGTCGGTCCCGAAGCACCCTTCGACGCCGTCGGCGGGGGTGAACAGCCGATCGGGGCGAATCGTGCCGACATCCGCGAACTCGGGCGCATCGCATCCCGCCGACACGGGCGCGGAGTCGGGGGTGGCGTTCTCGCCGAGCTCGAACAGGTTCAGCAGATGCGTGCTGCTGGAGAGGAAGACCGTTCGAGCTGCGGGCTCGACGAGGTCGGCGATCCCCTCGTCGCTCAGCGTGTACGGGTTGGACATGACGAGGGTCGTGTCGGCGTCCAGCGCCGCACGTGCCTCCGTCCTCGAGCGGAAGACCGACACCTCCACACCCTGCTGCTCGAGGATCTGCGCAAGCGCCATGGCGCCCGATTCGCCCACGCTCTCGGGGTCGAGGGCACCGCGCTGGTCCGGCATCCGGACGCCCACCTGGATCGCGACGAAGACGCCCCCGAGAACGAGCGCGGCGACGATCAGCCATCCGAGCAGCGATTTCAGGCGTCGTCGTCGGTGCGGCTGCTCGGCCGTCGACGGTACATCGACCTCAGGCCCGCTCGGGCGCTGCGCGGTCACCACGCTGTCGTCCATCACGGTCATGCGGGCACCAGGTCGGGGCGCAGGGAGCTGAGCCTCTCATCGGTCGCGGCGAGCTCGGCGTAGCGCTCGGCGGTCGCCGGATGCCGCAGATACCGCACGTCGTCGAACGAGACCGCCGCGCGACGCACCGGGTCGCTCTCGACAGGGAAGACCGCGGAGACCTCCCGGGCGATGGCCTGAGCCGTGGCGCCGGGGGACGGGTCGATGAGGTCGCGCTCCAGCAGACCCCTCGCCAGCGCCCGGAATCGGAGGATGGTCGCCTCATCCCAGTCCTGGGCGCGGGCGGCGCGGTCGGCGTCCGTGCGCAGCTGCGCCGCCGACCGATCGTCCTCGGCGCCGAGCAGACCGCCCCGGGCCACGCGGACCGACTGGGAGCGCCGTGGGCGGCCCCAGATGATCAGAGCGGCGACGAGGGCGCCGAAGACGATGATGCTGACGATGATCAAAGCCGAGGGGCCGACGCTCGCGCCGTTGTCGGCACTGAAGAGATCGGCCAGGAATCGGCCGATGTCCCGGGCCATGAGGTCGAACCAGGTCGGCTTCGCGTCCGCGTAGCGGGGATCCGCGAGCTCCTGCTCGGCCCACCGCCGCGCCTCGTCGCCGTCCGGCACGCGCACATCATCGAGGAGGCGGGTCATGCCGGACCCTCACCCCCCGTGCCGGGCGCCGCCCAGGTCGACTCCGCGCTCGTCGTGGGCGGGGCGGCGGGAGCGGGAGGCGGAGTGGACGGCGTGGAGTACGGGGGCTGTGCCGGTGCCCGCGGCGGCTGCTGCGCGGGGTACGGCGCCTGTGCCGGGTACTGCTGTTGAGCGGGGTACTGCTGCGGAGCAGGGTACGGCTGTGCCGGGTACTGCTGCTGTGCGGGGTACTGCTGCGGAGCAGGGTAGGGCTGCCCCGGGTACTCCTGTGTCCCGTAACCGGCGCTCATCATCGCCCACTCCGGCACCTGCTTCGGCGGGGGTGCGCTCGTCACGGCCTTCGACGGGTCCACCACGAACGGGTCGCCCAGCTGCTCCTCGGTCCACCCGAGATCGCGGCGCTCGACGTGGCCGATCAGAGCCTGGTCGAGGCCCTCGTACCGCATCCGGCTGTCGAGGTAGACGAGCGTGCCGGCGGTGCTCTGCACGACGAGCGTGATCGCCTGCAGGACAAGCAGGAGGATCTGCGGGGCGAGCAGGGCGAAGACGAACCCCATGATCGCTCCCGTGTCGGACGAACCGGTCGGGGCGATCACGGTGCTGAACATCGAGCCCAGCAGCGTCGCCGGCAGGCTCACCAGCTGCATCGCGACGCCCATGATCGCGCCGATCAGGAAGGTGACTCCCCAGGCGGTCCAGAATCGGCCGCGGGTGAGCCGCCACGATCGGACGAACGCCTCGCGGAACGTCGCCCGTTCGAGCACCAGGATCGAGGGCACGAGCAGCAGCTTGGTCGTGAGCCAGACCACCAGCGGGATGGTCGCGAGGATCACCACGACCACGAGGATGATGATGCCGCCGATCGCCTCGATCGAATTCCCCAGACCCCCGGCGACGAATCCGGCGATG
Protein-coding regions in this window:
- a CDS encoding DUF58 domain-containing protein, translated to MFVTGRLALAVAVGIVPVVLAGLAGYPAYAVLGVWVGLCILLLVVDVLAAPSPRTVVVTRRVPTRTRLGEPVPVSVALQNLGSRTLHALIRDAWQPTAGAGEDRQRLIVPPGERRRVAIPLLPRRRGELSSEFVMIRSQGPLGLSGRQVRHRVRGTIRVLPAFTSRKHLPSRLARLRELDGNTSIQVRGQGTEFDSLREYVRGDDVRSIDWRATARAGTTMLRTWRPERDRHVVIIIDTGRTAAARVGDGTRVDAALEASLLLAALAARAGDHVHLLMYDRVVRARVTGVDGSALLPALTDAMAPVHARLVDTDWPGAFAAVRTLTTRPALIVVLTAQDAAESARGFLGAFPDATRATSILVGSVTDDGIADLAKRRGSREEIYLAAAAERTMRDAENVADAVRRAGGEAIAADPEALPPRIADRYLELKAAGRL
- a CDS encoding stage II sporulation protein M — translated: MDADALTDARRAEWERLEQLSRARLDGAGVDELIVRYRAASADLAELKTSVGESPQGAYLSTILVRARLRLTGASDSILTQTARFFSSQLPAALYRLRWTTLIIAVSFIAIVVGTAAWISSDPALIATLGPPDMLEQYADESFTGYYTENPAAAFMGMVWTNNAWIALQCVLFGITGLWPIQVLVQNAMGLGISGAVMVAHDKVDVMILYILPHGLLEMTSIFVAAAAGLHLFWSWVAPGHRSRGESLAAEGRALATVAIGLVFSLFASGLIEGFITGWALPWPLKIGIGAAALAAFLIYMVVIGGRAHRRGETGDLIEYEAGTPRLLAG
- a CDS encoding DUF4129 domain-containing protein, producing MTRLLDDVRVPDGDEARRWAEQELADPRYADAKPTWFDLMARDIGRFLADLFSADNGASVGPSALIIVSIIVFGALVAALIIWGRPRRSQSVRVARGGLLGAEDDRSAAQLRTDADRAARAQDWDEATILRFRALARGLLERDLIDPSPGATAQAIAREVSAVFPVESDPVRRAAVSFDDVRYLRHPATAERYAELAATDERLSSLRPDLVPA
- a CDS encoding AAA family ATPase codes for the protein MHRVRIEVDKAVVGQAGTVTGLLVSLLARGHVLLEGVPGVAKTLVVRSFARALGLDTKRVQFTPDLMPGDVTGSLVYDARTGEFDFRAGPVFTNILLADEINRTPPKTQAALLEAMEERQVSADGMSRPLPDPFLVAATQNPIEHEGTYSLPEAQLDRFLMKLVVGMPERDAEVSVLRKHASGFSPRELTGVEAAVSAEEIRAAQAAAGRVEVTDDVLGYVVDLARATRQSPSVELGASPRASTGLLAAAKAWAWLNASSAVTPDHVQTMLVPVWRHRLQLRPDAQMEGVSADAVLTSVVQQTRVPI
- a CDS encoding DUF4350 domain-containing protein; translation: MTVMDDSVVTAQRPSGPEVDVPSTAEQPHRRRRLKSLLGWLIVAALVLGGVFVAIQVGVRMPDQRGALDPESVGESGAMALAQILEQQGVEVSVFRSRTEARAALDADTTLVMSNPYTLSDEGIADLVEPAARTVFLSSSTHLLNLFELGENATPDSAPVSAGCDAPEFADVGTIRPDRLFTPADGVEGCFGTDASAVLIDDDADATRILVEGARLFSNAYLADDGNAALGIALLGQTDRVVWYVPSFGDTDIEGETPDTLGSLTPGWVTPAILLLMIAGLAAALWRGQRFGPLVSETLPVTVRASETMHGRARLTAKAGDAVHASEAIRDGSRRRLARRLGLAVTASPEEIADAASDRLRIPRGSLHDLLAGPPPADDPTLIDLSRRLRELEEAVDASTIIERRDE